The following coding sequences lie in one Danio rerio strain Tuebingen ecotype United States chromosome 3, GRCz12tu, whole genome shotgun sequence genomic window:
- the cnn1b gene encoding calponin-1 isoform X1, whose protein sequence is MSTQFKSGPAFGLSAEVKSKLAHKYDPQKEEELRMWISDVTGRKLPENFMEGLKDGVLLCELINTLQPGSVRKINNSPQNWHQLENIGNFVRAIQEYGLKPHEIFEANDLFENVNHTQVQSTLIALAGMAKSKGFHSKYDIGVKYAEKQQRRFAPEKLKEGRNIIGLQMGTNKFASQKGMTSYGTRRHLYDPKTGMENPLDQSTISLQMGTNKGASQAGMTAPGTKRQIFEKKLDMEMCDTSIVSLQMGTNKVASQTGMTVYGLPRQVYDSKYCSSANEYINNGQDSEMDGYQYSD, encoded by the exons CTGGCCCACAAGTATGACCCACAAAAGGAGGAGGAGCTGAGGATGTGGATCAGTGATGTCACAGGCCGCAAACTTCCAGAGAACTTCATGGAGGGCCTGAAAGATGGAGTCCTGCTGTGCGA GCTCATCAACACTCTTCAACCCGGTTCTGTAAGAAAGATCAACAACTCTCCTCAAAACTGGCATCAG CTGGAAAATATTGGTAATTTTGTCCGAGCCATTCAAGAGTATGGACTGAAGCCACATGAAATATTTGAGGCCAACGACCTGTTTGAGAACGTCAATCACACTCAGGTCCAGAGCACGCTTATTGCACTGGCTGGAATG GCTAAATCGAAAGGCTTTCATTCGAAGTACGACATCGGAGTGAAATACGCAGAGAAACAGCAGCGCAGATTTGCTCCTGAAAAACTAAAGGAGGGACGAAATATTATTGGTTTGCAG ATGGGAACCAATAAGTTTGCCAGTCAAAAAGGCATGACATCTTACGGCACACGGCGTCACCTATACGACCCTAAGACCGGTATGGAAAATCCTCTAGATCAATCGACAATCAGCCTGCAGATGGGCACCAACAAAGGAGCCAGTCAG GCTGGTATGACAGCTCCAGGCACCAAGCGGCAAATCTTCGAGAAGAAGCTGGACATGGAGATGTGCGACACTTCTATCGTCTCGCTGCAGATGGGAACCAACAAGGTTGCGTCCCAGACCGGGATGACGGTGTACGGCCTGCCGCGTCAAGTGTACGACAGCAAGTACTGCTCCAGCGCCAATGAATACATCAACAACGGCCAGGACTCAGAGATGGATGGATATCAGTACTCCGACTAG
- the cnn1b gene encoding calponin-1 isoform X2 has product MWISDVTGRKLPENFMEGLKDGVLLCELINTLQPGSVRKINNSPQNWHQLENIGNFVRAIQEYGLKPHEIFEANDLFENVNHTQVQSTLIALAGMAKSKGFHSKYDIGVKYAEKQQRRFAPEKLKEGRNIIGLQMGTNKFASQKGMTSYGTRRHLYDPKTGMENPLDQSTISLQMGTNKGASQAGMTAPGTKRQIFEKKLDMEMCDTSIVSLQMGTNKVASQTGMTVYGLPRQVYDSKYCSSANEYINNGQDSEMDGYQYSD; this is encoded by the exons ATGTGGATCAGTGATGTCACAGGCCGCAAACTTCCAGAGAACTTCATGGAGGGCCTGAAAGATGGAGTCCTGCTGTGCGA GCTCATCAACACTCTTCAACCCGGTTCTGTAAGAAAGATCAACAACTCTCCTCAAAACTGGCATCAG CTGGAAAATATTGGTAATTTTGTCCGAGCCATTCAAGAGTATGGACTGAAGCCACATGAAATATTTGAGGCCAACGACCTGTTTGAGAACGTCAATCACACTCAGGTCCAGAGCACGCTTATTGCACTGGCTGGAATG GCTAAATCGAAAGGCTTTCATTCGAAGTACGACATCGGAGTGAAATACGCAGAGAAACAGCAGCGCAGATTTGCTCCTGAAAAACTAAAGGAGGGACGAAATATTATTGGTTTGCAG ATGGGAACCAATAAGTTTGCCAGTCAAAAAGGCATGACATCTTACGGCACACGGCGTCACCTATACGACCCTAAGACCGGTATGGAAAATCCTCTAGATCAATCGACAATCAGCCTGCAGATGGGCACCAACAAAGGAGCCAGTCAG GCTGGTATGACAGCTCCAGGCACCAAGCGGCAAATCTTCGAGAAGAAGCTGGACATGGAGATGTGCGACACTTCTATCGTCTCGCTGCAGATGGGAACCAACAAGGTTGCGTCCCAGACCGGGATGACGGTGTACGGCCTGCCGCGTCAAGTGTACGACAGCAAGTACTGCTCCAGCGCCAATGAATACATCAACAACGGCCAGGACTCAGAGATGGATGGATATCAGTACTCCGACTAG